The proteins below come from a single Cannabis sativa cultivar Pink pepper isolate KNU-18-1 chromosome 3, ASM2916894v1, whole genome shotgun sequence genomic window:
- the LOC115708898 gene encoding mitochondrial outer membrane protein porin of 36 kDa isoform X2 codes for MSYCPGLYFDIGKKARVQDIIPGLSALVGLVIPHSGKVELQYMQDYFGVTGGIGLKTEPIGVFSPILNFSGVVGTSLFSFGTGFSFDLGTREFDKFDTGLSFTNDLLISSLTLDKLDTLKASCYYTVNPLTKTAIAAELKHSFSTSDTSFAVGAQHALMPLTVLKAKVDTHGKVAAMIQQGLWDKLFLSIGGKIDFMDQRRIPNIGLSMAIKV; via the exons ATGAGCTACTGCCCCGGTTTATACTTTGACATTGGCAAGAAAGCTAGAG TTCAAGATATTATCCCTGGACTAAGTGCCCTTGTTGGACTTGTAATACCCCATTCTGGCAAG GTTGAGCTGCAATACATGCAAGACTACTTTGGGGTAACTGGTGGCATTGGACTGAAAACAGAACCCATTGGTGTATTTAGCCCAATACTGAATTTCTCAGGTGTAGTGGGCACCAGTCTATTCTCCTTTGGGACTGGCTTTTCTTTTGACTTGGGAACAAGAGAATTTGACAAATTCGACACTGGTTTGAGCTTCACCAATGACTTGCTTATTAGTTCCTTAACCTT GGACAAGCTTGACACTTTGAAAGCTTCTTGTTACTACACAGTGAACCCGCTCACGAAGACAGCCATTGCAGCAGAGCTTAAGCATAGTTTTTCAACGAGTGACACATCTTTTGCTGTTGGGGCTCAGCATGCTTTGATGCCCTTGACAGTGTTAAAAGCAAAGGTAGACACACATGGAAAGGTTGCTGCTATGATTCAGCAAGGGTTGTGGGACAAGTTGTTTCTAAGTATAGGTGGAAAAATAGATTTTATGGACCAAAGGAGGATTCCTAATATTGGACTTTCTATGGCTATCAAAGTCTGA
- the LOC115708898 gene encoding mitochondrial outer membrane protein porin of 36 kDa isoform X1, producing the protein MSYCPGLYFDIGKKARDVLYKDFSHQPKTNETNYQGCDWSFDISCKIQDIIPGLSALVGLVIPHSGKVELQYMQDYFGVTGGIGLKTEPIGVFSPILNFSGVVGTSLFSFGTGFSFDLGTREFDKFDTGLSFTNDLLISSLTLDKLDTLKASCYYTVNPLTKTAIAAELKHSFSTSDTSFAVGAQHALMPLTVLKAKVDTHGKVAAMIQQGLWDKLFLSIGGKIDFMDQRRIPNIGLSMAIKV; encoded by the exons ATGAGCTACTGCCCCGGTTTATACTTTGACATTGGCAAGAAAGCTAGAG aTGTTCTCTACAAGGATTTTTCTCACCAACCGAAAACTAATGAAACAAACTACCAAGGCTGCGATTGGAGCTTTGATATCTCTTGTAAAA TTCAAGATATTATCCCTGGACTAAGTGCCCTTGTTGGACTTGTAATACCCCATTCTGGCAAG GTTGAGCTGCAATACATGCAAGACTACTTTGGGGTAACTGGTGGCATTGGACTGAAAACAGAACCCATTGGTGTATTTAGCCCAATACTGAATTTCTCAGGTGTAGTGGGCACCAGTCTATTCTCCTTTGGGACTGGCTTTTCTTTTGACTTGGGAACAAGAGAATTTGACAAATTCGACACTGGTTTGAGCTTCACCAATGACTTGCTTATTAGTTCCTTAACCTT GGACAAGCTTGACACTTTGAAAGCTTCTTGTTACTACACAGTGAACCCGCTCACGAAGACAGCCATTGCAGCAGAGCTTAAGCATAGTTTTTCAACGAGTGACACATCTTTTGCTGTTGGGGCTCAGCATGCTTTGATGCCCTTGACAGTGTTAAAAGCAAAGGTAGACACACATGGAAAGGTTGCTGCTATGATTCAGCAAGGGTTGTGGGACAAGTTGTTTCTAAGTATAGGTGGAAAAATAGATTTTATGGACCAAAGGAGGATTCCTAATATTGGACTTTCTATGGCTATCAAAGTCTGA
- the LOC115708663 gene encoding isochorismate synthase 2, chloroplastic isoform X2 codes for MASSVAAARHSLGRFMDSESANYGISTLRISSRPSNYIGFPHKRYQLYVLSMNGCKGNPYFPLGTIGTRTLPPVPSHSVALDNLTSAISDLKHNPPPFSSGIIRLQVPIQQQMDAIDWLHAQDQLLPCCFFSGRSPNESYNLFIENSKNNQNSCNSNLVSVAGVGSAVFFRHLHPFSYNDWKSIKRFLSTECPLIRAYGAIRFDARTNISSEWEPFGSFYFMIPQVEFDEFEDKSMLASTVAWDDALSWPWEKAINELQARISQVSSMIIKLSRQVPRTFVFSSKHTPSKEYWDLAVNRALKKISSDSALTKVVLARSSRVVTTTDVDPVTLLACLQGEGKNAYQFCLQPPNAPAFIGNTPEQLFRRKCLGVESDALAATCARGGTMTEDLQIELDLLSSPKYHLEFSIVRESIRQKLEDVCNSVIVEPKKAVRKLPRVQHLYAKLVGKLRREDDEFQILSSLHPTPAVCGFPTEDARLLIAETEVFDRGMYAGPVGWIGGGESEFAVGIRSALVEKGVGALIYAGTGIVEGSDPSQEWKELDLKVSQYTKLLKLEVSLREKVTSFEDYWL; via the exons atgGCAAGTTCTGTGGCTGCAGCAAGGCATTCCCTTGGTCGTTTCATGGACTCAGAATCAGCCAATTATGGCATATCTACCTTACGGATTTCTAGCAGGCCTTCCAATTATATTGGTTTTCCTCATAAA AGGTATCAATTATATGTACTGTCCATGAATGGTTGCAAAGGAAACCCATATTTCCCTCTCGGCACCATTGGAACACGTACTCTTCCACCAGTTCCTTCTCATTCAGTGGCTCTGGACAACCTCACCTCTGCCATATCAGACTTGAAACACAACCCACCTCCTTTCTCCTCTGGAATTATACGTCTTCAG GTGCCAATACAGCAGCAGATGGATGCAATTGATTGGCTCCATGCCCAAGACCAGCTTCTTCCTTGCTGTTTTTTCTCTGGTCGAAGCCCAAACGAAAGTTACAATCTTTTTATTGAAAATAGCAAAAACAATCAAAATAGTTGTAACTCTAACTTGGTGAGTGTTGCCGGAGTGGGTTCCGCTGTCTTTTTCAGACATCTTCATCCTTTTTCATATAACGACTGGAAATCCATAAAGAG GTTTCTCTCCACAGAATGTCCTTTGATCCGTGCTTATGGGGCTATCCGCTTCGATGCAAGAACTAACATTTCATCTGAGTGGGAGCCTTTTGGATCCTTTTACTTTATGATTCCTCAG GTTGAGTTTGATGAGTTTGAAGATAAGTCAATGCTTGCTTCAACTGTTGCATGGGATGATGCTCTTTCATGGCCATGGGAAAAGGCAATCAATGAACTTCAAGCTAGGATTTCTCAG GTCTCTTCTATGATTATAAAGTTATCAAGGCAAGTTCCTAGGACATTTGTATTCAGCAGCAAACACACCCCAAGCAAGGAATATTGGGATCTTGCTGTTAACCGAGCTTTAAAGAAAATTAGTAGTGACTCAGCACTTACTAAG GTTGTTCTTGCCAGAAGCAGCAGAGTGGTGACTACTACTGATGTTGACCCTGTAACATTACTAGCTTGCTTACAG GGTGAAGGTAAAAATGCTTATCAGTTTTGTCTTCAGCCACCTAATGCACCAGCTTTTATTGGAAACACG CCAGAGCAACTGTTTCGCAGAAAATGTCTAGGTGTTGAGAGTGATGCTCTGGCTGCAACTTGTGCCAGAGGTGGTACAATGACTGAAGATCTGCAGATAGAACTTGACTTACTTTCCag TCCCAAATATCACCTTGAGTTTTCTATCGTGCGTGAAAGCATAAGACAAAAGTTAGAG GATGTTTGCAATTCTGTGATAGTTGAACCTAAGAAAGCAGTGAGAAAACTCCCAAGAGTTCAACATCTATATGCCAAACTAGTTGGCAAGTTAAGAAGAGAAGATGATGAA TTTCAAATTTTATCCTCTCTTCACCCAACTCCAGCTGTGTGTGGATTTCCAACAGAGGATGCCCGACTTTTAATTGCTGAAACTG AAGTATTTGACAGAGGAATGTATGCTGGCCCTGTTGGTTGGATTGGAGGAGGAGAGAGTGAATTTGCTGTTGGCATTAGGTCAGCTTTGGTTGAAAAG GGTGTTGGTGCATTGATCTATGCTGGAACAGGTATTGTGGAAGGTAGTGATCCATCACAAGAGTGGAAAGAGTTAGATCTCAAAGTTTCTCAG TACACCAAGTTGCTTAAACTTGAAGTTTCTCTAAGAGAAAAGGTTACTAGTTTTGAGGACTACTGGTTATGA
- the LOC115708663 gene encoding isochorismate synthase 2, chloroplastic isoform X1 — protein MASSVAAARHSLGRFMDSESANYGISTLRISSRPSNYIGFPHKRYQLYVLSMNGCKGNPYFPLGTIGTRTLPPVPSHSVALDNLTSAISDLKHNPPPFSSGIIRLQVPIQQQMDAIDWLHAQDQLLPCCFFSGRSPNESYNLFIENSKNNQNSCNSNLVSVAGVGSAVFFRHLHPFSYNDWKSIKRFLSTECPLIRAYGAIRFDARTNISSEWEPFGSFYFMIPQMPNDRLSLMSLKISQCLLQLLHGMMLFHGHGKRQSMNFKLGFLRQVSSMIIKLSRQVPRTFVFSSKHTPSKEYWDLAVNRALKKISSDSALTKVVLARSSRVVTTTDVDPVTLLACLQGEGKNAYQFCLQPPNAPAFIGNTPEQLFRRKCLGVESDALAATCARGGTMTEDLQIELDLLSSPKYHLEFSIVRESIRQKLEDVCNSVIVEPKKAVRKLPRVQHLYAKLVGKLRREDDEFQILSSLHPTPAVCGFPTEDARLLIAETEVFDRGMYAGPVGWIGGGESEFAVGIRSALVEKGVGALIYAGTGIVEGSDPSQEWKELDLKVSQYTKLLKLEVSLREKVTSFEDYWL, from the exons atgGCAAGTTCTGTGGCTGCAGCAAGGCATTCCCTTGGTCGTTTCATGGACTCAGAATCAGCCAATTATGGCATATCTACCTTACGGATTTCTAGCAGGCCTTCCAATTATATTGGTTTTCCTCATAAA AGGTATCAATTATATGTACTGTCCATGAATGGTTGCAAAGGAAACCCATATTTCCCTCTCGGCACCATTGGAACACGTACTCTTCCACCAGTTCCTTCTCATTCAGTGGCTCTGGACAACCTCACCTCTGCCATATCAGACTTGAAACACAACCCACCTCCTTTCTCCTCTGGAATTATACGTCTTCAG GTGCCAATACAGCAGCAGATGGATGCAATTGATTGGCTCCATGCCCAAGACCAGCTTCTTCCTTGCTGTTTTTTCTCTGGTCGAAGCCCAAACGAAAGTTACAATCTTTTTATTGAAAATAGCAAAAACAATCAAAATAGTTGTAACTCTAACTTGGTGAGTGTTGCCGGAGTGGGTTCCGCTGTCTTTTTCAGACATCTTCATCCTTTTTCATATAACGACTGGAAATCCATAAAGAG GTTTCTCTCCACAGAATGTCCTTTGATCCGTGCTTATGGGGCTATCCGCTTCGATGCAAGAACTAACATTTCATCTGAGTGGGAGCCTTTTGGATCCTTTTACTTTATGATTCCTCAG ATGCCAAATGACAGGTTGAGTTTGATGAGTTTGAAGATAAGTCAATGCTTGCTTCAACTGTTGCATGGGATGATGCTCTTTCATGGCCATGGGAAAAGGCAATCAATGAACTTCAAGCTAGGATTTCTCAG GCAGGTCTCTTCTATGATTATAAAGTTATCAAGGCAAGTTCCTAGGACATTTGTATTCAGCAGCAAACACACCCCAAGCAAGGAATATTGGGATCTTGCTGTTAACCGAGCTTTAAAGAAAATTAGTAGTGACTCAGCACTTACTAAG GTTGTTCTTGCCAGAAGCAGCAGAGTGGTGACTACTACTGATGTTGACCCTGTAACATTACTAGCTTGCTTACAG GGTGAAGGTAAAAATGCTTATCAGTTTTGTCTTCAGCCACCTAATGCACCAGCTTTTATTGGAAACACG CCAGAGCAACTGTTTCGCAGAAAATGTCTAGGTGTTGAGAGTGATGCTCTGGCTGCAACTTGTGCCAGAGGTGGTACAATGACTGAAGATCTGCAGATAGAACTTGACTTACTTTCCag TCCCAAATATCACCTTGAGTTTTCTATCGTGCGTGAAAGCATAAGACAAAAGTTAGAG GATGTTTGCAATTCTGTGATAGTTGAACCTAAGAAAGCAGTGAGAAAACTCCCAAGAGTTCAACATCTATATGCCAAACTAGTTGGCAAGTTAAGAAGAGAAGATGATGAA TTTCAAATTTTATCCTCTCTTCACCCAACTCCAGCTGTGTGTGGATTTCCAACAGAGGATGCCCGACTTTTAATTGCTGAAACTG AAGTATTTGACAGAGGAATGTATGCTGGCCCTGTTGGTTGGATTGGAGGAGGAGAGAGTGAATTTGCTGTTGGCATTAGGTCAGCTTTGGTTGAAAAG GGTGTTGGTGCATTGATCTATGCTGGAACAGGTATTGTGGAAGGTAGTGATCCATCACAAGAGTGGAAAGAGTTAGATCTCAAAGTTTCTCAG TACACCAAGTTGCTTAAACTTGAAGTTTCTCTAAGAGAAAAGGTTACTAGTTTTGAGGACTACTGGTTATGA
- the LOC115708899 gene encoding protein PXR1, which translates to MGDSAEKVHEEKVEVEKEHKEKEEKHEKILEEKKEKHEKVEEKKEKHEEGEEKKKKDKKEKKKKNPEDNKDGAKLKQKLEKIETKIQALVAKKEEILKLIKEADQVTPSTTS; encoded by the coding sequence ATGGGAGACTCTGCTGAAAAAGTACATGAAGAGAAAGTTGAAGTTGAGAAAGAacataaagaaaaagaagagaaacaTGAGAAAATActagaagagaagaaagagaaacaTGAGAAAGtagaagagaagaaagagaaacaCGAGGAaggagaagagaagaagaagaaagataagaaggagaagaagaaaaagaatccTGAAGACAACAAGGATGGCGCCAAACTCAAACAAAAGCTCGAAAAGATCGAAACTAAGATTCAGGCCTTGGTGGCCAAGAAGGAAGAGATTTTGAAACTGATCAAAGAAGCTGATCAAGTAACCCCATCAACAACAAGTTAA